Proteins encoded by one window of Sphaerodactylus townsendi isolate TG3544 linkage group LG02, MPM_Stown_v2.3, whole genome shotgun sequence:
- the CCND1 gene encoding G1/S-specific cyclin-D1 gives MEHQLLCCEVETIRRAYLDANLLNDRVLQTMLKAEETCSPSVSYFKCVQKEILPYMRKIVATWMLEVCEEQKCEEEVFPLAMNYLDRYLSFEPLKKSRLQLLGATCMFVASKMKETIPLTAEKLCIYTDNSIRPNELLQMELLLVNKLKWNLAAMTPHDFIEHFLAKMPVAEDSKQIIRKHAQTFVALCATDVKFISNPPSMIAAGSVVAAVQGLHLGNTNTFLSYQCLTHFLSKVIKCDPDCLRACQEQIESLLESSLRQAQQHNVSSETKTVEDEADLSCTPTDVRDVNI, from the exons ATGGAACATCAGCTGCTCTGCTGTGAAGTGGAGACCATCAGGAGAGCCTACCTAGACGCCAACCTGCTCAATGACAGGGTCTTGCAGACTATGCTGAAAGCGGAGGAGACTTGCTCGCCCTCGGTCTCCTACTTCAAATGCGTGCAGAAGGAGATCTTACCGTATATGAGGAAAATAGTGGCCACTTGGATGTTGGAG GTTTGTGAGGAGCAGAAATGCGAAGAGGAGGTTTTTCCTTTGGCTATGAATTATTTGGACAGATATCTCTCGTTTGAACCCCTCAAGAAAAGTCGTTTGCAACTTCTTGGAGCTACCTGTATGTTTGTGGCTTCAAAAATGAAGGAGACTATTCCTCTAACTGCAGAAAAGTTGTGCATTTACACTGACAACTCCATTAGACCCAACGAATTACTG CAAATGGAACTGCTTCTGGTGAATAAGCTGAAATGGAATCTGGCGGCAATGACCCCTCATGATTTTATTGAACATTTTCTAGCTAAAATGCCTGTGGCAGAGGACAGCAAGCAGATCATCCGTAAACACGCCCAGACTTTTGTGGCTCTATGCGCTACAG ATGTTAAATTTATTTCAAATCCACCTTCCATGATTGCTGCGGGTAGTGTGGTCGCAGCTGTGCAAGGCCTTCACCTTGGAAACACTAACACTTTCCTCTCGTATCAATGTCTCACACATTTCCTATCAAAAGTTATCAAATGTGATCCG GATTGTTTACGAGCCTGCCAGGAACAGATTGAATCCCTCCTTGAATCTAGTCTACGCCAGGCACAGCAGCACAACGTATCTTCAGAAACAAAGACTGTTGAAGATGAAGCAGACCTCTCCTGCACACCCACTGATGTTAGAGATGTGAATATTTAA